A region of Alosa alosa isolate M-15738 ecotype Scorff River chromosome 17, AALO_Geno_1.1, whole genome shotgun sequence DNA encodes the following proteins:
- the snrpf gene encoding small nuclear ribonucleoprotein F, whose product MSLPLNPKPFLNGLTGKPVMVKLKWGMEYKGYLVSVDGYMNMQLANTEEYVDGALAGHLGEVLVRCNNVLYIRGVEEEEEDGEMRE is encoded by the exons ATG AGTTTACCGCTGAACCCGAAGCCATTCCTAAACGGCCTGACGGGCAAGCCTGTGATGGTCAAGCTGAAGTGGGGAATGGAATACAAAGGTTATCTCGTCTCCGTAGACGGCTACATGAATATGCAG CTGGCAAACACAGAGGAGTATGTAGATGGAGCGTTGGCGGGACATCTAGGAGAGGTTTTGGTTCG GTGTAACAATGTTTTGTACATCCGaggagtggaggaagaggaggaggatggagaaatgagagaatga